A region of Curvibacter sp. AEP1-3 DNA encodes the following proteins:
- the nusG gene encoding transcription termination/antitermination protein NusG: MTDDVLVPTVEATASAAPANPDLRWYVVHAYSGMEKAVERNILERIQRAGMQSKFGRILVPMEEVVEVKNGQKKTTERKFFPGYVLVEMVMDDDTWHLVKHTNKVTGFVGGAKNRPAPISEAEVMKIVNQMQEGTDKPRHKIEFVVGEFVRVKEGPFTDFNGSVEDVNYEKSKVRVSVTIFGRSTPVELEFSQIEKT, encoded by the coding sequence ATGACTGACGATGTGCTCGTTCCCACAGTGGAAGCTACTGCGTCTGCTGCACCTGCCAACCCGGATCTGCGCTGGTATGTAGTGCATGCGTACTCCGGCATGGAGAAGGCTGTTGAGCGCAACATCTTGGAGCGTATCCAGCGTGCTGGTATGCAGTCCAAATTCGGTCGCATTCTCGTGCCGATGGAAGAGGTTGTTGAAGTCAAAAACGGCCAAAAGAAAACCACTGAGCGCAAGTTCTTCCCGGGCTACGTGCTGGTCGAGATGGTCATGGATGATGACACTTGGCACTTGGTAAAGCACACCAACAAGGTGACTGGTTTTGTGGGCGGTGCGAAGAATCGCCCGGCCCCGATCTCCGAAGCTGAAGTGATGAAGATCGTCAATCAGATGCAGGAAGGCACAGACAAACCTCGCCACAAGATCGAGTTCGTTGTTGGAGAGTTTGTGCGGGTGAAGGAAGGTCCTTTCACCGACTTCAATGGTTCTGTGGAAGATGTGAATTACGAGAAGAGCAAAGTACGGGTGTCCGTCACGATCTTCGGCCGGTCGACTCCCGTGGAGTTGGAGTTCTCTCAGATCGAGAAAACTTAA
- the secE gene encoding preprotein translocase subunit SecE, with protein sequence MASTQIETVNTGADKLKLGAAVALLLAALAAFYLLGKQGQVVQWGALIVGLALAAGAFFSSESGRQLIAFGRDAWREVKKVVWPARKEAIQITAYVFGFVLIMAVFLWLTDKTLEWLFYDLILGWKK encoded by the coding sequence ATGGCTTCGACACAAATTGAAACGGTCAACACCGGCGCAGACAAGTTAAAGCTTGGTGCGGCGGTTGCATTGCTTTTGGCGGCGCTGGCGGCCTTCTATCTGCTGGGCAAACAAGGCCAAGTGGTGCAATGGGGTGCATTGATTGTGGGTCTTGCCTTGGCGGCTGGTGCATTCTTTTCTTCAGAGTCCGGTCGTCAACTGATTGCTTTCGGTCGCGACGCATGGCGCGAAGTGAAAAAAGTAGTCTGGCCTGCCCGGAAAGAGGCGATTCAGATTACCGCGTATGTCTTTGGATTTGTGCTGATCATGGCGGTGTTCTTGTGGTTGACTGACAAGACGCTCGAATGGCTCTTTTACGACTTGATCCTGGGATGGAAGAAATAA
- the tuf gene encoding elongation factor Tu, with protein MAKEKFTRTKPHVNVGTIGHVDHGKTTLTAAITTVLAAKFGGSAKAYDQIDAAPEEKARGITINTAHVEYETANRHYAHVDCPGHADYVKNMITGAAQMDGAILVCSAADGPMPQTREHILLARQVGVPYIIVFLNKCDMVDDEELLELVEMEVRELLSKYEFPGDDTPIVRGSAKLAMEGDKGALGEEAIMKLADALDTYIPTPERAVDGAFLMPVEDVFSISGRGTVVTGRVERGIVKVGEEIEIVGIKDTQKTTCTGVEMFRKLLDQGQAGDNVGILLRGTKREDVERGQVLCKPGSIKPHTHFTGEIYVLSKDEGGRHTPFFNNYRPQFYFRTTDVTGAIELPEGKEMVMPGDNVSITVKLINPIAMEEGLRFAIREGGRTVGAGVVAKIIA; from the coding sequence ATGGCAAAAGAAAAATTCACCCGTACCAAGCCCCACGTGAACGTGGGCACGATTGGTCACGTGGACCACGGCAAGACAACCCTGACAGCTGCTATCACCACCGTGTTGGCTGCAAAGTTCGGCGGATCTGCCAAGGCCTACGACCAGATCGACGCTGCTCCTGAAGAAAAAGCACGCGGTATTACCATCAACACCGCTCACGTCGAATACGAAACCGCTAACCGCCACTACGCTCACGTGGACTGCCCCGGCCACGCTGACTATGTGAAGAACATGATCACTGGTGCTGCCCAAATGGACGGCGCTATTCTGGTTTGTTCTGCTGCTGACGGCCCCATGCCCCAGACTCGCGAGCACATCCTGTTGGCTCGCCAGGTGGGCGTTCCTTACATCATCGTGTTCCTGAACAAGTGCGACATGGTTGATGACGAAGAATTGCTCGAACTGGTGGAAATGGAAGTTCGCGAACTCCTGTCCAAGTACGAATTCCCTGGCGACGACACCCCCATCGTGCGTGGTTCCGCCAAGTTGGCCATGGAAGGCGACAAGGGCGCCCTGGGCGAAGAAGCCATCATGAAGCTGGCTGACGCACTGGACACCTACATCCCCACCCCTGAGCGTGCAGTGGACGGCGCATTCCTGATGCCCGTGGAAGACGTGTTCTCCATCTCCGGTCGTGGTACCGTGGTGACAGGTCGCGTTGAGCGCGGTATCGTCAAGGTCGGCGAAGAAATCGAAATCGTCGGTATCAAAGACACCCAGAAGACCACCTGCACAGGCGTGGAAATGTTCCGCAAGCTGTTGGACCAAGGTCAAGCTGGCGACAACGTCGGTATCCTGTTGCGCGGCACCAAGCGTGAAGACGTCGAGCGCGGCCAAGTGCTGTGCAAGCCCGGCTCCATCAAGCCCCACACCCACTTCACCGGCGAAATCTACGTTCTGTCCAAGGACGAAGGCGGCCGTCACACTCCTTTCTTCAACAACTACCGTCCCCAGTTCTACTTCCGTACCACGGACGTGACCGGTGCGATCGAGTTGCCTGAAGGCAAAGAAATGGTGATGCCTGGCGACAACGTGTCCATCACTGTGAAATTGATCAACCCCATCGCCATGGAAGAAGGCCTGCGTTTCGCTATTCGCGAAGGCGGTCGTACCGTCGGCGCCGGCGTGGTTGCCAAAATCATCGCGTAA
- a CDS encoding uracil-DNA glycosylase, with protein MQLSLLTGESQPADSGHRADQLRIADPDQWLVDSSWEGVKKVFFGSAQGQELCARLQLRLDKGAVIFPPEPLRALSLTALRDVRVVILGQDPYHARGQAEGLAFSVSRGVAVPPSLRNIFKELMREGDAAGTLFPVTEGSLLSWAQRGVLLLNTCLTVEEAQPASHSKWGWEVFTDMVIREVSDRAPDVVFMLWGAHAQAKQSLIDPEKHLVLCANHPSPLSASRPPVPFIGCGHFSQASRWLKDRTRD; from the coding sequence ATGCAGCTGTCCTTGCTGACGGGGGAGTCTCAGCCTGCGGATAGCGGACATCGGGCTGACCAGTTGCGGATCGCTGACCCAGATCAGTGGTTGGTTGATTCCAGTTGGGAGGGCGTCAAGAAGGTTTTTTTTGGAAGTGCGCAGGGGCAGGAACTATGTGCCCGATTGCAACTGCGGCTGGATAAGGGCGCGGTCATTTTCCCGCCAGAGCCGTTGCGGGCCCTATCGCTCACGGCTTTGAGGGACGTTAGGGTTGTGATTTTGGGTCAAGACCCGTACCACGCTCGTGGTCAGGCGGAGGGGCTGGCCTTTTCTGTCTCACGAGGAGTTGCAGTACCCCCTTCTCTTCGCAACATCTTTAAAGAGTTGATGCGTGAGGGCGATGCAGCCGGCACTTTGTTTCCCGTGACGGAGGGTAGTTTGCTGTCTTGGGCGCAACGGGGCGTGTTGCTTTTGAATACCTGCTTGACGGTCGAAGAGGCGCAGCCGGCCAGTCATTCCAAGTGGGGCTGGGAGGTGTTTACCGATATGGTCATCCGCGAGGTCTCCGACCGGGCGCCGGATGTGGTTTTTATGCTGTGGGGCGCACATGCGCAGGCAAAGCAGTCCTTGATAGACCCTGAAAAACACTTGGTCTTGTGTGCGAATCATCCATCCCCGCTTTCCGCTTCCCGTCCGCCTGTGCCCTTCATCGGGTGTGGTCATTTCAGTCAGGCAAGTCGCTGGTTGAAGGATAGGACTCGGGATTGA